A section of the Humulus lupulus chromosome 2, drHumLupu1.1, whole genome shotgun sequence genome encodes:
- the LOC133818737 gene encoding uncharacterized protein LOC133818737 — protein MMTSKEFWTKKTLIGLGLGQFLSLLITSTGFSSSELSKKGIDAPTSQSFLNYVFLAIVYGSIMLNRKQPLKSKWYYYVLLGLVDVEANFLVVKAYQYTSITSVMLLDCWSIPSVMLLTWVFLKTKYRYRKITGVAVCIAGLITVVFSDVHAGDRAGGSNPRKGDVLVVAGATLYAVSNVSEEFLVKTADRIELMSMLGLFGAIISAIQVSILERDNLKSIHWSAGAALPFVGFSVAMFLFYSLVPILLKTNGSTMLNLSLLTSDMWAVIIRIFAYHEKVDWMYFLAFAAVSVGLVIYSGGDKEEDHRADVADEEAGSGSHNYGTTEGSLKTGETSSSFLESEVVENKGKDAQWKL, from the exons ATGATGACCTCCAAAGAGTTTTGGACTAAGAAGACATTGATAGGCCTTGGGTTGGGGCAGTTTCTCTCACTTTTGATCACTTCCACTGGCTTCTCATCTTCTGAACTCTCCAAAAAAG GAATTGATGCACCAACTTCGCAGTCATTTCTGAACTATGTGTTCTTGGCTATTGTATACGGAAGTATTATGCTTAATCGAAAGCAACCACTTAAG TCAAAATGGTATTATTATGTACTTCTTGGATTGGTTGACGTTGAGGCCAATTTTCTAG TGGTTAAGGCCTATCAGTATACTTCTATTACAAGTGTAATGTTGCTTGATTGTTGGTCCATCCCATCTGTAATGCTTCTCACATGGGTTTTCTTGAAAACAAAATATAGATACAGAAAGATAACCGGTGTGGCTGTCTGTATTGCTGGCCTTATTACTGTTGTATTTTCAGATGTACATGCAGGTGATAGAGCAG GTGGAAGCAACCCACGTAAAGGGGATGTGCTTGTTGTAGCTGGTGCCACACTCTATGCTGTCAGTAATGTCAGTGAG GAGTTTCTCGTAAAGACTGCTGACAGAATTGAGCTCATGTCAATGCTGGGCCTCTTTGGTGCCATTATCAGTGCTATACAAGT AAGCATCTTAGAGCGGGATAATCTCAAATCTATTCATTGGTCGGCTGGGGCA GCTCTTCCTTTTGTTGGATTCTCAGTGGCTATGTTTCTCTTTTACTCGTTAGTTCCAATCTTGCTTAAG ACAAATGGGTCTACAATGCTAAACCTGTCTTTGCTTACGTCAGATATGTGGGCTGTCATAATTCGCATCTTTGCTTACCATGAGAAG GTCGATTGGATGTACTTCTTGGCATTTGCTGCTGTTTCTGTTGGGCTTGTTATCTACTCAGG GGGTGACAAAGAAGAGGATCACCGTGCTGATGTTGCAGATGAGGAAGCAGGTTCTGGAAGCCACAACTATGGAACGACGGAAGGGAGCCTGAAAACAGGTGAGACTTCTAGTAGCTTTCTAGAGAGCGAAGTCGTAGAGAACAAAGGAAAAGATGCACAATGGAAGCTATAA